One genomic window of Octopus bimaculoides isolate UCB-OBI-ISO-001 chromosome 2, ASM119413v2, whole genome shotgun sequence includes the following:
- the LOC106875334 gene encoding 39S ribosomal protein L12, mitochondrial — protein MALTRFISHLSKRTTHYCRRVHPVIQRWHDNRCQNDPTNYYKVTTRSFFSTTSSCQNEALAVGPHVEDTTKEYSPKIQKLVDEIGALTLLEVSDLNELLKKTLNIKDTPMMSAMPVAAAAPSSTEDTEEAPLKQEQTIFSVKLVSFDAAKKIPVIKEIKNLMSGFNLVQAKKFVEAAPQTIESDIPKEEAEKIKAALEAVGAQVEIE, from the exons AGTTCACCCAGTAATACAGCGATGGCATGACAACAGATGCCAGAATGATCCCACTAACTACTACAAAGTCACCACTAGATCTTTCTTCTCTACTACATCATCATGTCAAAATGAAGCTCTTGCTGTAGGACCACATGTTGAAGATACTACTAAAGAATATTCTCCTAAAATTCAAAAACTAGTCGATGAAATTGGAGCTTTGACCCTTTTAGAAGTTTCAGATTTGAATGAATTATTAAAG AAAACTTTGAATATCAAAGACACTCCCATGATGTCAGCAAtgcctgttgctgctgctgcaccgTCTTCG ACAGAGGATACTGAAGAAGCTCctttaaaacaagaacaaacaatcTTCTCTGTGAAATTAGTATCATTTGATGCTGCTAAAAAGATACCAGttatcaaagaaataaagaatttaatgtcGGGTTTTAATCTTGTACAG GCCaagaaatttgttgaagcagctCCTCAAACCATTGAATCCGATATTCCCAAAGAAGAAGCTGAAAAAATTAAAGCTGCCTTAGAAGCTGTTGGTGCTCAAGTTGAGATTGAATAA